A region of Massilia sp. WG5 DNA encodes the following proteins:
- the ahpF gene encoding alkyl hydroperoxide reductase subunit F, with protein sequence MSALDNDMKTQLGAYLQRVQHSFEMVASLDDSDTSKQMLDLLQTIQGLRADKITLRTDGNDARRPSFSLQRLGADTSLRFAGLPLGHEFTSLVLALLWTGGHPPKVEQDVIDTIKSLDGDYEFDVYMSLSCHNCPDVVQALSLMAILNPRVKTTVIEGGAFQKEVEERQVMAVPMVFLNGEMFGSGRMMLEEIVAKLDKGAGERDAAKLNAKEPYDVLIVGGGPAGSAAAVYAARKGIRTGIATGRMGGQVNDTMSIENYISVLETDGPKFSAALEAQVRHYGVDIMTQQEAAQLIAPSKPGELVEVKFANGGSLKSSTVILSTGARWRNVNVPGEQEYKNAGVNYCPHCDGPLYKGKRVAVIGGGNSGVEAAIDLAGIVEHVTLIEFANQLKADAVLVNKLHSLPNVSVHVNAQTTEITGDGKKVNGISFKDRLSGEDRHVELAGVFVQIGLVPNTEWLKGSVELSRFGEIVVDAHGRTNVPGVFAGGDATTTPFKQIVIAAGDGAKCALSAFDYLIRMPVAVEAA encoded by the coding sequence ATGAGCGCTCTCGACAATGATATGAAGACCCAGCTGGGTGCCTACCTGCAACGCGTCCAGCATTCCTTCGAGATGGTGGCCTCGCTCGACGACAGCGACACCTCGAAGCAGATGCTCGACCTGCTGCAAACCATCCAGGGCCTGCGCGCCGACAAGATCACGCTGCGCACAGACGGCAACGATGCCCGCCGGCCGTCCTTCAGCCTGCAGCGCCTGGGCGCCGACACCAGCCTGCGCTTCGCCGGCCTGCCGCTGGGCCATGAATTCACCTCGCTGGTGCTGGCCCTGCTGTGGACCGGCGGCCATCCGCCGAAGGTCGAGCAGGACGTCATCGACACCATCAAGAGCCTGGACGGCGACTACGAGTTCGACGTCTACATGTCGCTGAGCTGCCATAACTGCCCGGACGTGGTGCAGGCGCTGTCGCTGATGGCGATCCTGAACCCGCGTGTCAAGACCACCGTGATCGAAGGCGGCGCCTTCCAGAAGGAAGTCGAAGAACGGCAGGTGATGGCGGTGCCGATGGTGTTCCTGAACGGCGAGATGTTCGGTTCCGGCCGCATGATGCTCGAAGAAATCGTCGCCAAGCTGGACAAGGGCGCCGGCGAGCGCGACGCCGCCAAGCTGAATGCGAAGGAACCGTACGATGTGCTGATCGTCGGCGGCGGCCCGGCCGGCTCGGCAGCGGCCGTGTATGCGGCCCGTAAAGGCATCCGCACCGGCATCGCCACCGGCCGCATGGGCGGCCAAGTGAACGACACCATGTCGATCGAGAATTACATCTCGGTGCTGGAAACCGACGGCCCGAAATTCTCCGCCGCGCTGGAAGCCCAGGTGCGCCATTACGGCGTCGACATCATGACCCAGCAGGAAGCCGCGCAGCTGATCGCGCCATCAAAGCCGGGTGAGCTGGTCGAGGTGAAATTCGCCAACGGCGGTTCGCTGAAGTCGAGCACCGTGATCCTGTCGACCGGCGCGCGCTGGAGGAACGTCAACGTGCCCGGCGAGCAGGAATACAAGAACGCCGGCGTGAACTACTGCCCGCACTGCGACGGTCCGCTGTACAAGGGCAAGCGCGTGGCCGTGATCGGCGGCGGCAACTCGGGCGTGGAAGCGGCGATCGACCTGGCCGGTATCGTCGAGCACGTGACCCTGATCGAGTTCGCGAACCAGCTGAAGGCGGACGCGGTGCTGGTCAACAAGCTGCACAGCCTGCCGAACGTGAGCGTCCACGTGAACGCCCAGACCACGGAAATCACCGGCGACGGCAAGAAGGTCAACGGCATCAGCTTCAAGGACCGCCTGTCGGGCGAAGACCGCCACGTCGAGCTGGCAGGCGTGTTCGTGCAGATCGGCCTGGTGCCGAACACCGAATGGCTGAAGGGCAGTGTGGAGCTGTCGCGCTTCGGCGAGATCGTGGTCGACGCCCACGGCCGCACGAATGTGCCGGGCGTGTTCGCCGGCGGCGACGCCACCACCACGCCGTTCAAGCAGATCGTGATCGCGGCGGGCGACGGCGCCAAGTGCGCACTGTCGGCCTTCGATTACCTGATCCGCATGCCGGTGGCGGTCGAAGCGGCCTGA
- a CDS encoding ATP-dependent DNA helicase RecQ, protein MTRHEPKLLHKGLLAVRRNTIRRLLNTVFGLQQLRDGQQRVIDSVLDGKDTLAIMPTGSGKSLCYQIPARILEGMTIVVSPLISLMKDQHEKLNEMGIRAVQVNSSLNAEEERESLAAIAENRCEIVFCTPERLVMAEFVEVLKEVRIALVVVDEAHCISQWGHDFRPAYLEMAGAIEALGRPPVLALTATATEDVIDDIGRQLSRPRMNVINTGVYRPNLHYRVLQVTNPEEKLEQALRLVRETEGKGIIYAATVKCAEEIYHLLQEQGESVTIYHGKLPAAERKLNQDLFMDDERRVMVATNAFGMGIDKPDTRFVIHLQIPANLESYYQESGRAGRDGKDAECTLLFLQEDKRVQQFFLVKHYPSADEIRAVYDAVRELAGNETATPERVEDVAGDLAGHNLTVCLKLLKDAKLLRQSRKLAYNVTAQEPKASLFEAMAAVYRQKQEHDKEALEQMVSYAVSGFCRWKLLLDYFGDEVEGFEKCCRCDNCLNPPAAVLTEDIEIHDDEFDREPEPEPDPASSFEPGARVKVPKYGEGTVVSIAADQVCIEFPDGEQRSFLKDFVEHV, encoded by the coding sequence ATGACCCGACACGAACCCAAACTCCTGCACAAAGGCCTGCTTGCGGTACGCCGCAACACCATCCGCCGCCTGCTGAATACCGTCTTCGGTCTCCAGCAACTGCGCGACGGCCAGCAACGTGTAATCGACAGCGTCCTCGACGGCAAGGACACACTGGCGATCATGCCCACCGGCAGCGGTAAATCGCTGTGCTACCAGATCCCCGCCCGCATCCTCGAAGGGATGACCATCGTCGTGTCGCCCCTCATCTCGCTGATGAAGGACCAGCACGAAAAGCTGAACGAGATGGGCATCCGCGCGGTGCAGGTCAACAGCAGCCTGAACGCCGAGGAAGAGCGCGAGTCGCTCGCCGCGATTGCGGAAAACCGTTGCGAGATCGTGTTCTGCACGCCCGAGCGCCTGGTGATGGCGGAGTTCGTCGAGGTGTTGAAGGAAGTCAGGATCGCCCTGGTGGTGGTCGACGAAGCCCACTGCATCTCGCAATGGGGGCATGACTTCCGCCCGGCCTATCTCGAGATGGCCGGCGCCATCGAAGCGCTGGGCCGCCCGCCGGTGCTGGCGCTGACCGCCACCGCCACCGAGGACGTGATCGACGACATCGGCCGCCAGCTCAGCCGCCCGCGGATGAACGTCATCAATACCGGCGTGTACCGGCCGAACCTGCATTACCGCGTGCTGCAGGTGACCAACCCCGAGGAGAAACTCGAGCAGGCGCTGCGCCTGGTGCGCGAGACCGAAGGCAAGGGCATCATCTACGCCGCCACCGTCAAGTGCGCCGAAGAGATCTACCACCTGCTGCAGGAGCAGGGCGAGTCCGTCACGATCTACCACGGCAAGCTGCCGGCCGCCGAGCGCAAGCTGAACCAGGACCTGTTCATGGACGACGAGCGGCGCGTGATGGTGGCCACCAACGCCTTCGGGATGGGCATCGACAAGCCCGACACGCGCTTCGTGATCCACCTGCAGATTCCGGCCAACCTCGAATCCTATTACCAGGAATCGGGCCGCGCCGGGCGCGACGGCAAGGACGCCGAATGCACGCTGCTGTTCCTGCAGGAAGACAAGCGGGTGCAGCAGTTCTTCCTGGTGAAGCACTATCCGAGCGCGGATGAGATCCGCGCCGTCTACGACGCCGTGCGCGAGCTGGCCGGGAACGAAACCGCGACGCCCGAGCGCGTCGAGGACGTGGCCGGCGATCTTGCAGGCCACAACCTCACGGTCTGCCTCAAGCTGCTGAAGGATGCGAAGCTGCTGCGCCAGTCGCGCAAGCTGGCGTATAACGTGACGGCCCAGGAGCCGAAGGCGAGCCTGTTCGAAGCCATGGCCGCGGTCTACCGCCAGAAGCAGGAGCACGACAAGGAAGCGCTGGAGCAGATGGTGAGCTATGCCGTCAGCGGTTTCTGCCGCTGGAAGCTGCTGCTGGATTACTTCGGCGACGAGGTCGAGGGCTTCGAGAAGTGCTGCCGCTGCGATAACTGCCTGAATCCGCCGGCGGCGGTGCTGACGGAAGATATCGAGATCCACGACGACGAGTTCGACCGCGAGCCGGAGCCGGAACCCGATCCGGCGTCCTCGTTCGAGCCCGGCGCGCGCGTCAAGGTGCCGAAGTATGGCGAGGGCACGGTGGTCTCGATCGCTGCCGACCAGGTCTGCATCGAGTTCCCGGACGGCGAACAGCGGTCCTTCCTGAAGGACTTCGTGGAACACGTTTAA
- a CDS encoding ligase-associated DNA damage response exonuclease, which produces MVVVRKEGLYCVPGDFYIDPWRPVDRAVITHAHGDHARWGHRHYLASDASVGILKSRLGADINIDGLAYGERIVHNGVAISLHPAGHVLGSAQVRMEHEGEIWVASGDYKVEPDKTCAPFEAVRCHTFITESTFGLPIYRWDPQQEVFDDINRWWRRNADEGRTSVLYAYAFGKAQRVLSGLDTAIGPIVCHGAVEPLNRVYRDGGVALPPTQLVSETGKDEMKRALVLAPPSAAGSTWTRRFGDYSDAFASGWMLLRGARRRRGVDRGFVLSDHADWPGLLGAIEATGAQQVVVTHGSIPVMVRWLRQLGLDAKAFDTEYGDEDDDAEGSAAPEEGEAHKGPARKEEAKDA; this is translated from the coding sequence ATGGTCGTCGTAAGAAAGGAAGGGCTGTACTGCGTACCCGGCGATTTCTACATCGACCCCTGGCGGCCGGTAGACCGGGCCGTCATCACCCATGCCCATGGCGACCACGCGCGCTGGGGCCACCGCCATTACCTCGCCTCCGATGCGAGCGTGGGCATCCTGAAGTCGCGCCTGGGCGCGGACATCAATATCGACGGACTGGCCTACGGCGAACGCATCGTGCACAACGGCGTCGCCATCTCGCTGCACCCGGCCGGCCATGTACTGGGCTCCGCCCAGGTGCGGATGGAACACGAGGGCGAGATCTGGGTCGCTTCGGGCGACTACAAGGTCGAACCCGACAAGACCTGCGCGCCCTTCGAAGCGGTGCGCTGCCATACCTTCATTACCGAATCCACCTTCGGCCTGCCGATCTACCGCTGGGATCCGCAGCAGGAAGTATTCGACGACATCAACCGCTGGTGGCGCCGCAACGCGGATGAAGGCCGCACCAGCGTGCTCTACGCCTACGCCTTCGGCAAGGCCCAGCGCGTGCTGTCCGGCCTCGACACGGCGATCGGTCCGATCGTCTGCCACGGCGCGGTCGAGCCGCTGAACCGCGTCTACCGCGACGGCGGCGTGGCGCTGCCGCCCACGCAACTCGTCAGCGAAACCGGCAAGGACGAGATGAAGCGCGCCCTGGTGCTGGCGCCGCCCTCGGCCGCGGGTTCCACCTGGACCCGCCGCTTCGGCGACTACAGCGACGCCTTCGCCAGCGGCTGGATGCTGCTGCGCGGCGCACGCCGGCGGCGCGGCGTCGACCGCGGCTTCGTGCTGTCCGACCATGCCGACTGGCCCGGGCTGCTCGGCGCCATCGAGGCCACCGGCGCCCAGCAGGTGGTGGTCACGCACGGCTCGATCCCGGTGATGGTGCGCTGGCTGCGCCAGCTCGGGCTGGATGCGAAGGCCTTCGACACTGAATATGGGGACGAAGACGACGACGCCGAAGGTTCGGCCGCCCCGGAAGAAGGAGAGGCGCACAAGGGCCCGGCGCGCAAGGAGGAGGCGAAGGATGCGTGA
- a CDS encoding DUF805 domain-containing protein — MSFFESIRTCFSKYATFEGTASRSEYWWFALFLVLGSGCCGVISDTLQAVFNIATLLPSLAAATRRLHDTDRSGWWQLLYLVPVIGWIVLIVFWTQESRPNRYAGSTGAYA, encoded by the coding sequence ATGAGCTTTTTTGAATCGATCAGAACCTGTTTCAGCAAGTACGCCACTTTCGAAGGCACGGCATCGCGTTCGGAGTACTGGTGGTTCGCCCTGTTCCTGGTCCTGGGGTCCGGCTGCTGCGGGGTGATCAGCGATACGCTGCAGGCGGTATTCAATATCGCGACCTTGCTGCCTTCATTGGCGGCCGCCACCCGGCGCCTGCATGACACCGACCGCAGCGGGTGGTGGCAGTTGCTGTATCTCGTTCCGGTGATCGGCTGGATCGTGCTGATCGTGTTCTGGACGCAGGAATCCCGTCCGAACCGCTATGCGGGTTCGACTGGTGCGTATGCTTGA